A window of Oncorhynchus tshawytscha isolate Ot180627B linkage group LG10, Otsh_v2.0, whole genome shotgun sequence contains these coding sequences:
- the LOC112260901 gene encoding tropomyosin alpha-1 chain isoform X4, whose product MEAIKKKMQMLKLDKENAIDRAEQAETDKKSAEDKCKQLFWVADILTVGQQTLKGTKDELKFLFPEALKDRSEKKLELSEKKATDAEGDVAALNRRIQLVEEELDRAQERLATALQKLEEAEKAADESERGMKVIENRASKDEEKMEIQEMQLKEAKHIAEEADRKYEEVARKLVILEGELERAEERAEISELKCGDLEEELKNVTNNLKSLEAQSVKYSEKEDKYEDEIKVLTDKLKEAETRAEFAERSVAKLEKTIDDLEEHLSNAKEENLDMHQVLDQTLIELNSL is encoded by the exons ATGGAGGCCATCAAGAAGAAAATGCAGATGCTGAAGCTGGACAAAGAGAACGCCATCGACCGGGCGGAGCAGGCAGAGACCGACAAGAAATCAGCTGAGGACAAATGCAAACAG CTGTTCTGGGTTGCAGACATCTTAACCGTTGGACAACAGACTCTGAAGGGGACAAAAGATGAGTTAAAATTCCTCTTTCCTGAGGCTCTGAAAGACAGGTCAGAAAAGAAACTGGAGCTGTCAGAGAAGAAGGCTACTGac GCGGAGGGCGACGTGGCGGCTCTGAACCGTAGGATTCAGCTGGTGGAGGAGGAGTTGGACAGGGCTCAGGAGAGGCTGGCCACTGCCCTGCAGAAActagaggaggcggagaaagctGCCGACGAGAGTGAGAG AGGCATGAAGGTGATCGAGAACCGAGCCTCCAAGGACGAGGAGAAGATGGAGATCCAGGAGATGCAGCTGAAGGAGGCCAAGCACATCGCTGAGGAGGCCGACAGGAAGTACGAGGAG GTTGCTCGTAAGCTGGTCATCCTAGAAGGGGAACTGGAGAGGGCCGAAGAGCGAGCAGAGATCTCCGAGCT TAAATGTGGTGACCTGGAGGAAGAGCTGAAGAATGTAACCAACAACCTCAAGTCCCTAGAGGCTCAGTCTGTTAAG TATTCAGAAAAAGAAGACAAGTATGAGGACGAAATCAAAGTGCTGACTGACAAACTGAAAGAG GCTGAGACTCGTGCTGAGTTTGCAGAGAGATCCGTGGCTAAACTGGAAAAGACGATTGATGACTTAGAAG
- the LOC112260901 gene encoding tropomyosin alpha-1 chain isoform X3, whose protein sequence is MEAIKKKMQMLKLDKENAIDRAEQAETDKKSAEDKCKQLFWVADILTVGQQTLKGTKDELKFLFPEALKDRSEKKLELSEKKATDAEGDVAALNRRIQLVEEELDRAQERLATALQKLEEAEKAADESERGMKVIENRASKDEEKMEIQEMQLKEAKHIAEEADRKYEEVARKLVILEGELERAEERAEISELKCGDLEEELKNVTNNLKSLEAQSVKYSEKEDKYEDEIKVLTDKLKEAETRAEFAERSVAKLEKTIDDLEDELYSQKLKYKAISEELDHALTDMTAI, encoded by the exons ATGGAGGCCATCAAGAAGAAAATGCAGATGCTGAAGCTGGACAAAGAGAACGCCATCGACCGGGCGGAGCAGGCAGAGACCGACAAGAAATCAGCTGAGGACAAATGCAAACAG CTGTTCTGGGTTGCAGACATCTTAACCGTTGGACAACAGACTCTGAAGGGGACAAAAGATGAGTTAAAATTCCTCTTTCCTGAGGCTCTGAAAGACAGGTCAGAAAAGAAACTGGAGCTGTCAGAGAAGAAGGCTACTGac GCGGAGGGCGACGTGGCGGCTCTGAACCGTAGGATTCAGCTGGTGGAGGAGGAGTTGGACAGGGCTCAGGAGAGGCTGGCCACTGCCCTGCAGAAActagaggaggcggagaaagctGCCGACGAGAGTGAGAG AGGCATGAAGGTGATCGAGAACCGAGCCTCCAAGGACGAGGAGAAGATGGAGATCCAGGAGATGCAGCTGAAGGAGGCCAAGCACATCGCTGAGGAGGCCGACAGGAAGTACGAGGAG GTTGCTCGTAAGCTGGTCATCCTAGAAGGGGAACTGGAGAGGGCCGAAGAGCGAGCAGAGATCTCCGAGCT TAAATGTGGTGACCTGGAGGAAGAGCTGAAGAATGTAACCAACAACCTCAAGTCCCTAGAGGCTCAGTCTGTTAAG TATTCAGAAAAAGAAGACAAGTATGAGGACGAAATCAAAGTGCTGACTGACAAACTGAAAGAG GCTGAGACTCGTGCTGAGTTTGCAGAGAGATCCGTGGCTAAACTGGAAAAGACGATTGATGACTTAGAAG